A window of Nitrososphaerota archaeon contains these coding sequences:
- a CDS encoding DNA topoisomerase I, protein MKTQTDDKDTSKAEESQKSKGKPKWKTLRHNGVLFPEEYQPQGLTIKIRGRKTILTPIQEEMAWAWAKKIGTPYVEDEVFAKNFTACFQKVLPYEYRNVSISEIDFSDFVQFQAKDKEWRTQPEVKKKLAAERKERRLALKEKFGYAEIDGHRVEVANYLVEPPGIFMGRGKHPIRGQWKPRVHSEEVTLNLDKDAPIPPGKWGKIVHDSNSMWLACWLDKLTKKVKYVWLHDSSTIRQQRDQMKYDKAMKLQTKLDKVRKHISKGMASKDEKIRKIASVCYLIDNLCMRVGDEKDEDEADTVGASTLRVEHVKITHDSIQFDFLGKDSVPWSKSISTKDEGSHLFRNNLEKFMKGKKSSEPIFDGIRSTHVNRFLGNAAEGVTAKVFRTFHATNVTRDYLKQQPIEKDAPDHVKLYYARRANLQTAITCNHKRTPPKTWEQSLVKKEDRLKQIRAKVPKTENAKQQHKEQILRAELAVKLYRETKDYNLNTSLRNYIDPRVYKDWSDSVDIDWRQIYPKTLQTKFSWVEGNNGSQETDAETHDSED, encoded by the coding sequence TTGAAGACACAAACAGACGATAAGGATACATCTAAAGCGGAAGAATCTCAGAAAAGTAAAGGAAAGCCGAAGTGGAAGACGCTGCGGCATAACGGAGTCCTCTTCCCCGAGGAGTATCAGCCTCAAGGCCTAACCATCAAAATCAGGGGAAGAAAGACCATTCTGACTCCGATTCAGGAGGAGATGGCTTGGGCGTGGGCTAAGAAGATTGGAACACCTTACGTTGAAGACGAGGTTTTTGCCAAGAACTTTACGGCCTGTTTCCAGAAAGTTCTGCCGTACGAGTACCGTAACGTATCTATTAGCGAAATCGACTTCTCGGACTTTGTCCAGTTTCAGGCTAAGGATAAGGAGTGGAGAACCCAGCCTGAGGTTAAGAAGAAGCTGGCAGCTGAAAGGAAGGAGCGCAGGTTAGCTCTGAAGGAGAAGTTTGGTTACGCGGAGATTGATGGTCACCGCGTCGAGGTCGCCAACTACTTGGTTGAGCCTCCGGGGATCTTCATGGGGCGTGGAAAACACCCGATACGAGGACAGTGGAAGCCTCGTGTCCACTCGGAAGAGGTTACGCTGAACCTCGACAAAGACGCGCCTATCCCGCCAGGTAAATGGGGCAAAATTGTTCATGACAGTAACTCTATGTGGCTAGCCTGCTGGCTTGACAAGTTGACGAAGAAGGTGAAGTACGTTTGGCTTCACGATAGCTCCACTATCAGGCAGCAGCGAGACCAAATGAAGTACGATAAGGCAATGAAGCTTCAGACTAAGCTTGACAAGGTTAGGAAACACATCAGTAAAGGCATGGCCTCTAAAGATGAGAAGATCAGGAAGATCGCCTCGGTCTGCTACCTAATTGATAATCTCTGCATGAGAGTTGGTGATGAAAAGGATGAGGATGAAGCCGATACAGTCGGCGCCTCAACCTTACGAGTAGAGCATGTCAAAATCACACATGACTCTATCCAGTTCGATTTTCTCGGCAAAGACAGCGTTCCTTGGTCAAAAAGCATCTCAACCAAGGATGAGGGTAGCCATCTCTTCAGAAACAATCTTGAGAAGTTCATGAAGGGAAAGAAGAGCAGTGAACCAATCTTCGACGGCATCAGATCAACCCATGTAAACCGATTCCTAGGAAACGCTGCGGAAGGAGTGACGGCTAAAGTATTCAGAACATTCCACGCAACCAACGTGACCCGTGACTATCTCAAACAGCAACCCATCGAAAAGGACGCGCCCGATCACGTAAAACTGTACTACGCGAGACGAGCCAACCTTCAGACCGCCATCACCTGCAACCACAAGCGAACCCCTCCGAAGACTTGGGAGCAGTCACTGGTAAAGAAGGAGGACCGGTTGAAGCAGATCCGCGCCAAGGTTCCGAAGACAGAAAACGCCAAGCAGCAGCATAAAGAGCAGATTCTAAGAGCAGAGTTAGCGGTCAAGCTTTACAGAGAAACAAAAGACTATAACCTCAACACATCGCTACGCAACTACATCGACCCAAGAGTCTACAAAGACTGGTCCGACTCAGTAGACATTGACTGGCGGCAAATCTACCCGAAAACACTTCAAACCAAATTTAGCTGGGTCGAAGGCAATAACGGCTCCCAAGAAACTGACGCTGAAACACACGACTCAGAAGATTAA